The Acidobacteriota bacterium genome includes a window with the following:
- a CDS encoding VCBS repeat-containing protein gives MSFRLWLVLILLGFTALPPAVAQPSFFEVTPAADPYFSNPASEDFWVNAVAPADVDGDGDLDLAVLGFYVVYNQSAEDRLVLLLNQGPGATGAWTFAPQQVPLGDVFAGGSDLAWGDYDGDGDHDLAVGSEGLTVLYRNDGGSLTALPNLFPGYFEDSDYDGSYDLRSLTWADADNDGDLDLLIPSAFDDFAGEYSTVLMRNDGPDGAGGWVFNDAAAGFAATFNAQSAWADDDGDGDLDLLLVDVDPFFGEGFVRRYENAAGSFTGTDLLPIRVEYGLADWGDYDADGDHDVLVAGTIEEADGTFRTVLRVYRSDAGVLTPMDIPGGPDGGWLDIHAATWADYDSDGDVDLLATGSYIGPQEIEGRSTVYANNGGVLSDVGVELPAPIGSVGRGGAFTWLDIDGDEDLDYLVAGAYYVPAGNGLVEARMHLYRNDVTAANAAPAPPAGLTATTRVGGAMVEWTGATDDSTPALAITYDLEVRRVGGGGASAERLPEPGGVSAATRWPLNGLLPGTYSWTVRAVDSSFSDSAPAGGNFTVEAAEEIFSSSFETGDTQGWIVGPP, from the coding sequence ATGAGCTTCAGACTCTGGTTGGTTTTGATCCTGCTCGGCTTCACGGCGCTGCCTCCGGCGGTGGCTCAGCCATCGTTCTTCGAGGTGACTCCGGCTGCCGACCCATATTTCTCGAACCCGGCGAGCGAAGACTTCTGGGTCAACGCGGTGGCGCCGGCGGACGTCGATGGCGACGGAGATCTGGATCTCGCGGTCTTGGGTTTCTACGTCGTCTACAACCAGAGCGCCGAGGACCGCCTCGTGCTCCTGCTCAATCAGGGGCCCGGCGCGACGGGGGCGTGGACATTCGCCCCGCAGCAGGTTCCGCTGGGAGATGTCTTCGCCGGCGGGTCGGATCTGGCGTGGGGCGACTACGACGGCGACGGAGATCACGATCTGGCGGTGGGCTCGGAGGGGCTCACGGTGCTCTACCGCAACGATGGGGGCTCTCTCACCGCTCTGCCCAACCTCTTCCCGGGGTACTTCGAGGATTCGGACTATGACGGTTCCTACGATCTCCGGTCGCTGACCTGGGCGGATGCCGACAATGACGGGGACCTGGATCTGCTGATCCCTTCAGCCTTCGATGATTTCGCTGGCGAGTACTCCACCGTGCTGATGCGCAACGACGGCCCGGACGGTGCCGGAGGTTGGGTCTTCAACGATGCGGCGGCGGGCTTCGCCGCCACCTTCAACGCCCAGAGCGCCTGGGCCGACGACGATGGGGACGGGGATCTGGACTTGCTCCTCGTGGACGTGGATCCGTTCTTCGGGGAAGGCTTCGTACGGCGCTATGAGAACGCTGCAGGTTCTTTCACGGGGACGGATCTGCTGCCCATTCGCGTCGAGTATGGCCTCGCCGATTGGGGAGATTACGACGCTGATGGAGACCACGACGTTCTGGTCGCCGGCACCATCGAGGAGGCCGACGGCACCTTCCGGACGGTGCTGCGGGTCTATCGTTCCGATGCCGGAGTCTTGACCCCCATGGACATTCCCGGCGGTCCCGACGGCGGCTGGTTGGACATCCATGCCGCCACCTGGGCGGACTACGATTCCGACGGGGATGTCGATCTTCTCGCCACCGGCAGCTACATCGGTCCCCAGGAGATCGAGGGTCGCTCCACCGTCTATGCCAACAACGGTGGGGTGCTGTCGGATGTGGGCGTGGAGCTGCCGGCGCCCATCGGCTCGGTGGGCCGGGGAGGCGCGTTCACCTGGCTCGACATCGACGGTGACGAGGACCTGGACTACCTGGTAGCGGGCGCCTACTACGTTCCCGCCGGCAACGGGTTGGTAGAGGCGCGCATGCACCTCTACCGCAACGACGTGACCGCCGCCAACGCGGCTCCGGCGCCCCCGGCGGGACTGACGGCGACGACCCGTGTCGGTGGAGCCATGGTGGAGTGGACCGGCGCGACGGACGATTCGACGCCTGCCCTGGCCATCACCTACGACCTGGAGGTGCGCCGGGTCGGGGGTGGGGGCGCCAGCGCCGAACGGCTACCGGAGCCGGGAGGAGTCAGTGCGGCGACCCGCTGGCCTCTCAACGGCTTGTTGCCGGGGACCTACAGCTGGACCGTGAGGGCTGTGGACAGCTCCTTCAGCGACAGCGCTCCGGCGGGCGGCAACTTCACCGTCGAGGCTGCCGAGGAGATCTTCAGCAGCTCCTTCGAGACCGGAGATACCCAGGGCTGGATCGTCGGTCCACCGTAA